Proteins encoded together in one Armatimonadota bacterium window:
- a CDS encoding TolC family protein, protein MKPYVFVLPFLAVANCPAQEPLSVNDALRVAAQNRPIVRAARLRLDQARLAARVLGSYPPTFLGVGRSTRSEVGGSDEDLFLSQPVDLFGRSAAGRKAGFADVKRAEAEYRGVMLDLQTDVLEAYFQAVTATRLASSADELLKLAEGLKNAAQRRFDEGLIPEVQLLRADLELQKARQTASLRRAQRDSAIKRFRGTVGFGVSDLDLRASLAPLEATDVSGRADLLQLQAEALIAEAEAGISRAARMPELELQARRSPWTESQALYGARIQLTWALFDHGKSRFEVDSAKKRAEAAFEAFRDASGRAEAELAALKGEIEADRVQVENYGAILDSLRALVAKSQKGFSEGVGTLTDVLETTRTLRETEQEAVEASLRFTLAVTAQYKAAGHLSEVLK, encoded by the coding sequence GTGAAACCTTATGTTTTCGTCCTTCCTTTCTTGGCAGTCGCCAATTGTCCGGCACAAGAGCCGCTGAGCGTCAACGATGCTCTGCGAGTCGCCGCTCAAAACCGGCCAATCGTGCGAGCAGCACGCCTGCGTCTGGACCAAGCCCGTCTTGCGGCCAGGGTGCTTGGCAGCTATCCGCCGACCTTTTTGGGCGTTGGAAGATCCACGAGATCGGAGGTCGGGGGGAGCGACGAGGATCTGTTTCTTAGTCAGCCTGTGGATCTTTTTGGACGGTCAGCGGCGGGACGCAAGGCCGGCTTTGCAGACGTGAAGCGTGCCGAGGCGGAATACCGAGGGGTCATGCTCGACCTGCAAACCGATGTGCTTGAGGCCTACTTCCAGGCTGTGACTGCAACCCGGCTCGCGAGCAGCGCGGACGAGCTTCTTAAGTTGGCTGAAGGACTAAAAAACGCGGCGCAACGCCGGTTCGACGAGGGGCTGATTCCTGAGGTCCAACTTTTGCGAGCCGACTTGGAGCTTCAAAAAGCGAGGCAGACGGCGAGTTTGCGTCGCGCTCAGCGAGATTCGGCGATCAAGCGGTTTAGAGGTACCGTTGGCTTCGGAGTATCGGACTTGGACCTGCGGGCCAGCCTGGCGCCCTTGGAAGCGACTGATGTCTCGGGGCGCGCGGACCTTCTTCAACTTCAAGCCGAAGCGCTCATCGCAGAAGCAGAAGCCGGAATCAGTCGGGCTGCGAGGATGCCTGAACTCGAATTGCAGGCCCGGCGATCGCCGTGGACTGAATCGCAAGCACTTTACGGGGCGCGTATCCAGCTCACGTGGGCCCTGTTCGACCACGGCAAATCTCGCTTTGAAGTCGATTCGGCAAAAAAGAGGGCTGAGGCGGCATTTGAAGCGTTCAGAGATGCCTCGGGGAGGGCAGAAGCTGAGCTGGCCGCGCTGAAAGGGGAGATCGAAGCGGACAGGGTTCAGGTCGAGAACTACGGAGCGATTCTCGATTCGCTTCGAGCACTCGTCGCTAAGTCCCAAAAAGGCTTTTCCGAAGGCGTGGGGACTCTGACCGACGTTCTGGAAACGACCCGAACTCTGCGCGAAACAGAGCAGGAGGCGGTCGAAGCAAGCCTCCGATTTACGCTTGCAGTCACGGCTCAATACAAAGCTGCCGGACACTTGTCGGAGGTCCTGAAGTGA
- the hypF gene encoding carbamoyltransferase HypF, with translation MLTVDQLQPETQKAVFIKVTGIVQGVGFRPYVYRLATELGLGGSVRNRGDAGVETLVSGPPGQVAAFEERLANELPPLARIYSLEAEPWNTQDIPQDVRGGVFRIEASTSEGSGGGTIPPDVAICEECLSDIKNATRYQGYWATSCTNCGPRYTLAETLPYDRERTSMLEFPLCPECAREYEDPLDRRFHAQATACPHCGPRLEFVGGDGTIEREPVECLAEALRAGKIVAIKGIGGSHLACDATSEVAVARLRERRHRFFQPFAVMATPAMIPAIAKATPEELEAIASARRPIVVLPLCQGANLAHSVNPGMHTVGVMLPYTGLHHLLFERIDFPLVMTSANFPGLPMAIDNGAILSELAPVADGFLLHDRRIVSRCDDSVVRWSAGAPRFIRRSRGWAPTPIEVDLGPEPILALGAELQNAICLYADGKAYLSQYIGDIANLETLDYLKETIGHLLALTGHRMPKLIACDLHPQFLTSEVARELAAESPGTQIVPVQHHHAHVASVMAEHGLDRAVGIALDGIGIGSDGQVWGGEVLVVEHGRFDKVGGLRPVSMPGGDAATRYPARMAAAYLFAAGLQGDELGDFILDLPFRGGEVERNVVLRQLESGVNSPMTSSAGRFLDAASALLRLCDERTYEGEPAMRLEAAAARGTALDIEPPVVARETGSGTLRELDGPTLFVRLCRMKQEGASTNDLAATAQRTFAKGMAQMAIDAAREWGIGGVCLSGGCVVNDAIASRLQESFEAAELGFFMNSVVPCGDGGVALGQAAVAASRIPFSQAS, from the coding sequence ATGCTAACTGTCGACCAGCTTCAGCCCGAGACGCAAAAAGCCGTCTTCATCAAGGTAACCGGTATCGTGCAAGGTGTCGGATTCAGGCCCTATGTTTATCGGTTGGCGACGGAACTCGGGTTGGGGGGCTCGGTTCGCAACCGGGGCGACGCCGGGGTGGAGACTCTGGTGTCCGGGCCACCTGGACAGGTGGCAGCCTTTGAAGAGCGTCTTGCGAACGAATTGCCGCCGCTCGCCAGGATTTACAGCCTTGAAGCCGAACCGTGGAACACTCAAGACATCCCCCAAGACGTGCGGGGCGGAGTCTTCAGAATCGAAGCATCTACCTCCGAGGGCTCCGGCGGCGGCACCATTCCGCCCGATGTCGCCATCTGCGAAGAGTGCCTCTCGGACATCAAGAACGCGACCCGCTACCAAGGCTATTGGGCGACCTCTTGCACCAACTGTGGCCCGCGCTACACCCTCGCCGAGACGCTCCCGTACGACCGCGAGCGAACCTCGATGCTCGAATTCCCGCTTTGCCCCGAATGCGCTCGCGAGTACGAAGACCCCCTGGACCGCCGCTTTCACGCCCAAGCCACGGCCTGTCCGCACTGCGGACCGAGGCTGGAGTTCGTCGGCGGCGATGGCACGATCGAGAGAGAGCCGGTCGAGTGCCTCGCCGAGGCGCTGAGAGCCGGAAAGATCGTGGCGATCAAGGGGATCGGCGGTTCGCACTTGGCTTGCGACGCCACGAGCGAAGTGGCGGTTGCGCGCCTCAGGGAGCGACGGCATCGGTTCTTCCAGCCGTTTGCTGTGATGGCCACGCCCGCGATGATTCCAGCCATCGCCAAAGCAACGCCAGAGGAACTCGAGGCGATCGCCAGTGCGCGAAGGCCGATCGTCGTGCTCCCCCTTTGCCAGGGTGCCAACTTGGCGCACTCGGTGAACCCTGGGATGCACACCGTCGGGGTGATGCTCCCCTACACCGGGCTTCACCACCTTCTCTTCGAGCGCATCGACTTCCCGCTGGTCATGACGAGCGCGAACTTCCCGGGCCTGCCCATGGCAATCGACAACGGCGCGATCCTCTCGGAACTCGCGCCGGTGGCCGATGGGTTCCTCCTGCACGACCGGCGCATCGTCTCGCGGTGCGACGACTCGGTGGTCCGCTGGAGCGCTGGGGCCCCGCGGTTCATCCGCCGTTCTCGGGGCTGGGCGCCCACCCCCATCGAAGTGGATCTTGGTCCCGAGCCAATCCTCGCCCTTGGGGCCGAATTGCAGAACGCCATCTGCCTTTACGCTGATGGCAAGGCGTACCTTTCTCAGTACATCGGAGACATCGCCAATCTTGAGACCCTGGACTATTTGAAAGAGACCATCGGCCACCTTTTGGCGCTCACGGGGCACAGGATGCCCAAGCTCATCGCCTGTGACCTCCATCCCCAATTCCTGACCTCGGAGGTCGCCCGCGAGCTCGCCGCCGAGAGCCCAGGCACACAGATCGTTCCGGTGCAGCACCATCACGCCCACGTGGCCTCGGTGATGGCGGAACATGGCCTGGACCGGGCGGTCGGGATTGCGCTGGACGGCATTGGCATTGGATCCGATGGGCAGGTTTGGGGCGGTGAGGTGCTTGTAGTCGAGCACGGGCGCTTTGACAAAGTCGGCGGGCTGCGGCCTGTCTCGATGCCTGGCGGTGATGCGGCAACCCGGTATCCCGCCCGCATGGCTGCGGCGTATCTGTTTGCTGCCGGGCTACAAGGTGACGAGCTTGGCGACTTCATTTTGGACTTGCCTTTTCGGGGAGGGGAGGTGGAGCGCAACGTGGTTCTGCGGCAGTTGGAGTCGGGTGTGAACTCGCCGATGACGAGCAGCGCCGGGCGGTTCCTCGATGCGGCGAGCGCCCTGCTGAGGCTATGCGATGAGCGAACTTACGAGGGGGAACCGGCGATGCGCCTAGAGGCCGCGGCGGCCAGGGGTACCGCACTGGACATCGAGCCGCCCGTCGTGGCGCGGGAGACCGGCTCTGGAACGCTTAGGGAGTTGGACGGTCCGACGCTGTTTGTAAGGCTCTGCCGGATGAAGCAGGAGGGTGCCTCTACAAACGATCTGGCGGCGACCGCGCAGCGGACATTTGCCAAGGGCATGGCGCAGATGGCGATTGACGCGGCAAGGGAGTGGGGGATTGGGGGCGTATGCCTGAGCGGTGGCTGCGTCGTGAACGATGCCATCGCCTCACGCCTGCAGGAGTCGTTTGAGGCCGCTGAACTTGGCTTCTTCATGAACTCGGTGGTCCCTTGCGGAGACGGCGGCGTGGCCCTGGGACAAGCGGCGGTCGCTGCTTCACGGATCCCATTTTCGCAGGCGAGCTGA
- the hypE gene encoding hydrogenase expression/formation protein HypE encodes MLGHGSGGKLTRQLICDVFLPAFDNPVLGGMDDQAVLPSPKGKLAFTTDSFVVTPHFFPGGDIGKLAVCGTANDLAMCGARPLHLSASFILEEGLPIEDLRRVADSMRHECEGLGVHIVAGDTKVVPRGACDGLYLSTSGIGELGHGHTISCSGARPGDQILFSGTAGDHGIAVMAAREGIEFETELKSDCAAVWPLVRVLLEKRIEVHAMRDPTRGGVAGVLKEIAESSSVCIRVREAELPVRAEVRAACEMLGLDVLFVPNEGMFVAFVAPHDAERALHLMRAHPLGRNAQIVGEVLAAPAGSVYLRARAGGTRIVDLLPGEMLPRIC; translated from the coding sequence ATGCTGGGCCACGGAAGCGGAGGCAAGCTCACCCGCCAACTCATTTGCGACGTGTTCCTGCCCGCGTTTGATAACCCCGTGTTGGGGGGCATGGATGACCAGGCCGTACTTCCCAGTCCAAAAGGAAAGCTGGCCTTCACCACCGATAGTTTCGTGGTCACGCCTCACTTCTTCCCTGGGGGTGACATTGGAAAGCTTGCCGTTTGCGGCACCGCCAACGACCTTGCGATGTGCGGCGCGCGGCCGCTGCACCTCAGCGCGTCGTTCATCCTCGAAGAGGGTTTGCCCATCGAGGACCTACGCCGGGTCGCAGACTCCATGAGGCATGAATGCGAGGGGCTTGGGGTCCACATCGTCGCCGGCGACACCAAGGTCGTGCCGCGCGGGGCGTGCGACGGGCTCTACCTCTCCACGTCCGGGATCGGCGAGTTAGGGCACGGCCACACGATATCCTGCTCCGGCGCCCGTCCCGGCGACCAGATCCTGTTCAGCGGCACGGCCGGCGACCACGGAATCGCAGTGATGGCCGCGCGTGAGGGGATCGAGTTTGAGACCGAACTCAAGAGCGACTGTGCGGCGGTCTGGCCGTTGGTTCGCGTGCTGTTAGAAAAGCGAATCGAGGTTCACGCCATGCGCGACCCTACTCGCGGGGGCGTGGCCGGTGTCCTCAAAGAGATCGCCGAGAGTTCCAGCGTCTGCATCCGCGTTCGAGAGGCCGAACTGCCAGTTCGCGCCGAGGTGCGTGCGGCCTGCGAAATGCTCGGGCTGGATGTGCTGTTCGTACCCAACGAGGGCATGTTTGTGGCGTTCGTTGCTCCACACGACGCCGAGAGGGCATTGCATCTGATGCGAGCCCATCCCCTCGGTCGAAACGCCCAAATCGTTGGCGAGGTACTTGCCGCGCCTGCCGGATCGGTGTACCTTCGCGCCCGAGCCGGCGGCACTCGGATCGTCGATCTTCTGCCCGGGGAGATGCTGCCAAGAATATGCTAA
- a CDS encoding efflux RND transporter periplasmic adaptor subunit, translating into MKRLLVYFLLLSALAGCQGGPEPQKETASTASVNEEAVKTVELNAEAQRTAGIETEAAALRMMRDSLEVPGVVTSTGTGRAVVTPPVPGRVVSLQAQLGDSVRAGQTLGIIESSDLAQGWAAIAEAQRLRDAAAADLAQAKSEADLSAAKLDAARGSLKRQTELARAGAFSQAPLQSARTELNESQSELVSAQQDLSFKSEQRNRAERLFKEGLVSKADLEASRLAEQQSRIAVDKVKARVDIAKAAFEREQAIFDRGLLNAKEVQVAEAEVRSSSLDKQRAEIRIQSARAALDNASNAVVNAKATYRSLSGGATGSVGRVALVSPITGVLTRLDVTKGQAVERTQALMEIENLGSVWVSCNVPEIDIAKVQIGQTCSVTIGSQPGREFAGVVQVIGGNLDPKTRTLPVQCLVTVAKGLLKPEMFASVRLGVGRQSEVVAVSKAAISTEEGKSYVFVNAGQKFEKREVETGRAERGFVEIRTGLKAVERVVTQGVFVLVSEFKRDELKGEE; encoded by the coding sequence GTGAAGCGATTACTAGTCTATTTCCTTCTATTGTCCGCACTCGCGGGGTGCCAAGGGGGACCTGAGCCTCAGAAGGAAACCGCGTCTACGGCCTCGGTCAATGAGGAGGCGGTAAAGACGGTCGAGCTGAACGCAGAAGCGCAGCGGACCGCGGGGATCGAGACCGAGGCGGCCGCCTTGCGAATGATGCGAGACAGCCTGGAAGTCCCCGGAGTTGTTACGAGCACGGGTACAGGGAGGGCGGTTGTAACTCCTCCTGTGCCCGGAAGGGTCGTGTCCCTCCAGGCACAACTCGGCGACTCAGTCCGTGCGGGCCAGACGTTGGGGATCATCGAGTCGAGCGACCTGGCGCAAGGATGGGCCGCTATTGCCGAAGCGCAGCGATTGCGAGATGCCGCCGCCGCAGATCTTGCCCAAGCCAAGTCCGAGGCCGACCTTTCTGCTGCGAAGCTCGATGCGGCGCGTGGGAGTCTAAAGCGGCAGACCGAGCTGGCTCGTGCAGGTGCTTTCAGTCAAGCGCCCCTCCAGAGTGCGCGAACCGAGTTGAATGAGTCCCAGAGCGAGCTTGTCTCTGCGCAACAAGACCTCAGCTTCAAGTCCGAGCAGCGGAATCGAGCCGAACGCCTTTTCAAAGAGGGGCTGGTTTCCAAGGCGGATCTGGAGGCGTCAAGACTTGCGGAGCAGCAGTCCAGGATCGCAGTCGACAAGGTCAAAGCACGTGTAGATATCGCAAAAGCGGCTTTCGAACGCGAGCAGGCCATCTTCGACAGAGGGCTCTTGAATGCCAAAGAGGTTCAGGTTGCTGAGGCCGAGGTTAGAAGCAGCTCGCTCGACAAGCAAAGAGCTGAGATTCGAATCCAGTCTGCTCGGGCTGCCTTGGACAATGCCTCTAATGCAGTAGTAAACGCTAAGGCAACCTACAGGAGCCTAAGCGGGGGAGCCACTGGATCGGTTGGTCGCGTGGCACTGGTCTCCCCCATCACGGGCGTTCTTACCCGGCTGGACGTGACCAAGGGGCAGGCTGTCGAACGCACTCAGGCTCTGATGGAAATCGAGAACCTTGGATCGGTCTGGGTTTCCTGCAACGTGCCTGAAATCGATATCGCGAAAGTCCAAATCGGCCAAACGTGCTCCGTTACAATTGGATCCCAGCCGGGCCGAGAGTTTGCGGGAGTCGTTCAAGTGATCGGCGGCAATCTCGATCCGAAAACCCGGACTCTTCCCGTCCAGTGCCTCGTTACTGTGGCGAAGGGGTTGCTCAAGCCCGAGATGTTCGCTTCGGTTCGCTTAGGCGTTGGGCGGCAGTCTGAGGTCGTGGCCGTCTCCAAAGCAGCAATTTCAACGGAAGAAGGCAAGTCCTACGTTTTCGTGAATGCGGGTCAGAAGTTCGAGAAGCGCGAAGTGGAGACGGGCCGAGCAGAGCGTGGATTCGTCGAGATCCGCACCGGATTGAAGGCGGTCGAGAGAGTTGTGACCCAGGGGGTCTTCGTGCTCGTCAGCGAGTTCAAGCGAGACGAGCTCAAGGGAGAGGAGTGA